A region from the Vulpes lagopus strain Blue_001 chromosome 5, ASM1834538v1, whole genome shotgun sequence genome encodes:
- the ARSA gene encoding arylsulfatase A: MGPLWALALASAVGLAAAGPPNIVLIFADDLGYGDLGCYGHPSSATPNLDQLAAGGLRFTDFYVPTSLCTPSRAALLTGRLPVRMGLYPGVLEPGSRGGLPLEEVTLAEVLAARGYLTGIAGKWHLGVGPDGAFLPPHQGFHRFLGIPYSHDQGPCQNLTCFPPSTPCDGSCDQGLVPIPLLANLSVEAQPPWLPGLEARYVAFARDLMADAQRQGRPFFLYYASHHTHYPQFGGQSFSGRSGRGPFGDSLMELDAAVGALMTAVGDLGLLGETLVIFTADNGPETMRMSHGGCSGLLRCGKGTTFDGGVREPALAFWPGHIAPGVTHELASSLDLLPTLASLTGAPLPNVTLDGVDLSPLLLGTGRSPRQSLFFYSAYPDEVHGVFAVRSGKYKAHFFTQGSPHSDTTPDPACHASSPLTAHEPPLLFDLSEDPGENYNLLGGMAEVAPEALQALKQLQLLKAQFDATVTFSPSQMARGEDPALQICCQPGCTPRPSCCHCPEPQA; this comes from the exons ATGGGGCCGCTGTGGGCCCTCGCCCTGGCCTCGGCCGTCGGCCTGGCCGCCGCTGGGCCGCCGAACATCGTGCTGATCTTCGCCGATGACCTGGGCTACGGGGACCTGGGCTGCTACGGGCACCCCAGCTCCGCCACGCCCAACCTGGACCAGCTGGCCGCCGGGGGGCTGCGCTTCACCGACTTCTACGTGCCCACGTCCCTGTGCACGCCCTCCCG GGCCGCGCTCCTGACCGGGCGGCTGCCGGTGCGGATGGGCCTGTACCCCGGCGTCCTGGAGCCCGGCTCCCGCGGGGGCCTGCCCCTGGAGGAGGTGACCCTGGCCGAGGTCCTGGCTGCCCGCGGCTACCTGACGGGGATCGCCGGCAAGTGGCACCTTGGGGTGGGGCCCGACGGGGccttcctgcccccccaccaGGGCTTCCACCGGTTCCTGGGCATCCCGTACTCGCACGACCAG GGCCCTTGCCAGAACCTGACCTGCTTTCCGCCGTCCACCCCCTGTGATGGCAGCTGCGACCAGGGCCTGGTCCCCATCCCGCTGCTGGCCAACCTGTCCGTGGAGGCTCAGCCCCCCTGGCTGCCTGGACTCGAGGCCCGCTACGTGGCTTTCGCCCGTGACCTCATGGCTGATGCCCAGCGCCAGGGCCGCCCGTTTTTCCTGTACTACGCCTCCCAC CACACCCACTACCCCCAGTTCGGGGGGCAGAGCTTCTCTGGGCGCTCAGGCCGAGGGCCGTTCGGGGACTCCCTGATGGAGCTGGATGCAGCTGTGGGGGCCCTGATGACAGCTGTGGGGGACCTGGGGCTGCTCGGAGAGACACTGGTCATCTTCACTGCAGACAATGG GCCCGAGACGATGAGGATGTCCCATGGTGGCTGCTCTGGCCTTCTTCGTTGTGGAAAGGGAACCACCTTTGATGGGGGTGTCCGCGAGCCTGCCTTGGCCTTCTGGCCAGGCCACATTGCTCCTG GTGTGACCCATGAGCTGGCCAGCTCCCTGGACCTGCTGCCCACGCTGGCGTCTCTGACCGGGGCCCCGCTGCCCAACGTCACCTTGGATGGTGTTGATCTCAGCCCCCTGCTGCTGGGCACAGGCAGG AGCCCCCGGCAGTCTCTCTTCTTCTATTCGGCCTACCCGGACGAGGTCCACGGGGTTTTTGCTGTACGCAGTGGGAAGTACAAAGCTCACTTCTTCACCCAGG gctcTCCCCACAGTGACACCACACCGGACCCTGCCTGCCACGCCTCCAGCCCTCTGACTGCCCATGAGCCCCCACTGCTCTTTGACTTGTCCGAGGACCCTGGTGAGAACTACAACCTCCTGGGAGGAATGGCTGAGGTCGCCCCAGAGGCACTGCAGGCGCTGAAGCAACTTCAGCTGCTCAAGGCCCAGTTTGACGCCACCGTGACCTTCAGCCCCAGCCAGATGGCCCGAGGCGAGGACCCTGCCCTGCAGATCTGCTGTCAGCCTGGCTGTACCCCCCGGCCATCCTGCTGCCActgccctgagccccaggcctgA
- the MAPK8IP2 gene encoding C-Jun-amino-terminal kinase-interacting protein 2, producing MADRAEMFSLSTFHSLSPPGCRPPQDISLEEFDDEDLSEITDDCGLGLSYDSDHCEKDSLSLGRSEQPHPICSFQDDFQEFEMIDDNEEEEEEEEEEEEEEEEEDEEEGVGEGKEGGGPGSEAPAPEALIPSPSLEEPHKNRPTTLHLTTLGAQDSLNNNGGFAPAPPASWQETALCSPPQEPLREPPASLQPTDASPCGAQSPMHPGCDCEGNRRADAPVPCGASPSSDPGIEADLGSRSSGGRGGRCSSQELSSPGSDSEDAVGARLGRMISSISETELELSSDGGSSSSGRSSHLTNSIEEASSPASEPEPEPEPPRRPAFLPVGPDDTNSEYESGSESEPDLSEDADSPWLLSNLVSRMISEGSSPIRCPGQCLSPASRPPGEPVSPAGGAGGAGCVGGPGVELLDMETLCAPPPPAPPAPRPGPTQPGPCLLLSNPTRDTITPLWAAPGRGARPGRACSAACSEEDEEDEEDEAAAQGKAGRPGGRPRGPTATLDASLVYDAVKYTLVVDEHTQLELVSLRRCAGLGDDSSEDSGEASEEDTAATLLGGQGPEDASPDSPDLTFSKKFLNVFVNSTSRSSSTESFGLFSCLVNGEEKEQTHRAVFRFIPRHPDELELDVDDPVLVEAEEDDFWFRGFNMRTGERGVFPAFYAHAVPGPAKDLLGSKRSPCWVERFDVQFLGSVEVPCHQGNGILCAAMQKIATARKLTVHLRPPASCDLEISLRGVKLSLSGGPEVQHCSHFFQMKNISFCGCHPRNSCYFGFITKHPLLSRFACHVFVSQESMRPVAQSVGRAFLEYYQEHLEYACPTEDIYLE from the exons ATGGCGGATCGGGCGGAGATGTTTTCTCTTTCCACCTTTCATTCGCTGTCGCCGCCAGGCTGCAG gcctccccaggacaTAAGCCTGGAAGAATTCGATGATGAGGACCTGTCTGAGATCACCGATGACTGTGGCCTGGGCCTCAGCTATGACTCGGACCACTGCGAGAAG GACAGTCTCTCCCTGGGACGTTCGGAGCAGCCTCACCCCATCTGCTCCTTCCAGGATGACTTCCAGGAGTTTGAGATGATCGATGAcaatgaagaggaggaagaggaagaagaggaggaggaagaggaggaagaggaggaggatgaggaggaaggagtCGGAGAGGgcaaggagggaggaggcccTGGCTCGGAGGCCCCTGCCCCAGAGGCCCtgatcccctccccctccctggagGAACCCCACAAGAACCGACCCACCACGCTCCACCTGACGACACTGGGAGCCCAG GACTCCCTGAACAACAATGGAGGCTTTGCCCCTGCGCCTCCAGCTTCCTGGCAGGAGACCGCGCTGTGCTCAcctccccaggagcccctgagag AGCCCCCCGCCTCCCTGCAGCCCACTGACGCGAGCCCCTGCGGGGCGCAGTCGCCCATGCACCCAGGCTGCGACTGCGAAGGGAACCGGCGGGCGGATGCCCCCGTGCCCTGTGGGGCCTCGCCATCCTCCGACCCGGGCATCGAGGCCGACCTGGGCAGCCGCTCGAGCGGGGGCCGTGGTGGCCGGTGCAGCAGCCAGGAGCTGTCGTCGCCGGGCTCCGACTCAGAGGATGCGGTGGGCGCCCGCCTGGGGCGCATGATCTCGTCCATCTCGGAGACGGAGCTGGAGTTGAGCAGTgacggcggcagcagcagcagcggccgCTCCTCGCACCTCACCAACTCCATCGAGGAGGCCTCGTCGCCCGCCTCCGAGCCCGAGCCTGAGCCCGagcccccgcgccgcccggccTTCCTGCCCGTGGGCCCAGATGACACCAACAGCGAGTATGAGTCGGGCTCCGAGTCGGAGCCGGACCTCAGCGAGGACGCAGACTCGCCCTGGCTGCTCAGCAACCTCGTGAGCCGCATGATCTCCGAGGGCTCCTCACCCATCCGCTGCCCCGGCCAGTGCCTGTCCCCCGCCTCGCGTCCCCCCGGGGAGCCCGTGTCgccggccggcggggcggggggcgcggggtgcgTGGGGGGCCCGGGTGTGGAGCTGCTGGACATGGAGACGCTgtgcgccccgccgccgcccgcaccccctgccccgcggcccggccccacgcagcctgggccctgcctcctcctcagcAACCCCACGCGTGACACCATCACGCCGCTGTGGGCCGCTCCGGGCCGCGGCGCCCGCCCAGGCCGCGCCTGCTCGGCCGCCTGTTcggaggaggatgaagaggatgaggaggacGAGGCCGCCGCCCAGGGCAAGGCTGGGCGCCCCGGAGGCAGACCCCGGGGCCCCACGGCGACGCTGGACGCCTCACTGGTGTACGACGCAGTCAAGTACACGCTGGTGGTGGACGAGCACACGCAGCTGGAGCTGGTGAGCCTGCGGCGCTGCGCGGGCCTGGGGGATGACAGCTCAGAGGACAGCGGCGAGGCCAGCGAGGAGGACACGGCCGCCACCTTGCTGGGCGGCCAGGGCCCCGAGGATGCCTCCCCAGACAGCCCTGACCTCACCTTCTCCAAGAAGTTCCTCAACGTCTTTGTCAACAGCACATCTCGTTCCTCCA GCACCGAATCCTTTGgcctcttctcctgcttggtCAACGGGGAGGAGAAGGAACAAACCCATCGGGCTGTCTTCAG GTTTATCCCTCGCCATCCCGATGAGCTGGAGCTGGACGTGGACGACCCCGTGCTGGTGGAAGCCGAGGAGGATGACTTCTGGTTCCGTGGCTTCAACATGCGCACGGGGGAGCGTGGGGTCTTCCCTGCCTTCTACGCCCATGCGGTGCCTGGCCCTGCCAAGGACCTGCTGG ggAGCAAGAGGAGTCCCTGCTGGGTGGAGCGCTTTGACGTGCAGTTCCTGGGCTCTGTAGAGGTGCCTTGCCACCAGGGCAATGGCATCCTGTGTGCAGCCATGCAGAAG ATTGCTACTGCCCGGAAGCTGACCGTCCACCTGCGTCCTCCTGCCTCCTGTGACCTTGAGATTTCCCTTCGGGGGGTCAAGCTGAGTCTAAGTGGAGGACCTGAG GTCCAGCACTGCAGTCACTTCTTCCAGATGAAGAACATTTCCTTCTGTGGCTGCCATCCCCGCAACAGCTG CTATTTTGGCTTCATCACCAAACACCCTCTGCTGAGCCGCTTTGCCTGCCACGTCTTTGTCTCCCAGGAGTCCATGCGGCCCGTGGCCCAGAGTGTGGG CCGCGCCTTCCTAGAGTACTACCAGGAGCACCTGGAATACGCCTGCCCCACAGAGGACATCTACCTGGAGTAG